AAGCAATAAACGCGGGGCTTTTAAAGATAATGTCAAAAATGGGAATCTCCGTCATCGCCTCCTACCACCGCTCCTGCCTCTTTGACGCAGTAGGAATTTCAAAGGAAGTCATAGACGAGTTCTTCCCCGGCGTCTTTTCACCCATAAACGGCATAACCTTAAAAGAGATAGAAAACGCAGTCAGAGAAAGAGTTAAAAAGGCAGAAAAAGAAGCAGAAGTAAAGTATTCCGGAGAATACAGGTTTCGCCCCGACGGCGTTTACCACTCCTGGAATCCAGAAGTTGTGAGAAACATTTTCAAAGCGGCAAAAAGCGGCAGTTACGAAGACTTCAAAAAGGTCGTAGAGGCAGCAGAAAAACGCCCTACCTACATAAGAGACCTCCTGAAAATAGAATCGGACAGAAAACCCATACCATTAGAAGAAGTTGAACCCGTTGAGTCAATAGTCAAAAGGCTAATGGTTCCCGGAATGTCTATAGGAGCGCTTTCAAAAGTAGCCCACGAAGTAATAGCAGAAGCTATGAACCTGTTAGGCTCAAAAAGTTGTAGCGGTGAAGGCGGTGAAGACCCGGAAAGATATGGAACGATAAAGAACAGCAAAATCAAGCAGGTGGCATCAGGAAGGTTCGGCGTCACGCCGGAATACCTGGCATCTGCCGAAGAGATAGAGATAAAAATCGCTCAAGGTGCAAAACCCGGAGAAGGCGGACACCTCCCAGGACACAAAGTTACCCCTTACATTGCAAAGCTCCGCCACTCCGTTCCCGGCGTCGCACTCATATCACCGCCTCCTCACCATGACATCTACTCAATTGAAGACCTCGCACAGCTCATTCACGACCTTAAACTTTCAAATCCAAAAGCGCGAATAGCCGTTAAGTTAGTAGCAGAAAACGGCGTTGGAACCGTCGCCTGTGGCGTCGCAAAAGCAAAAGCCGACACCATACAGGTAAGCGGCGGAGACGGCGGAACTGGCGCTTCCCCTCTGACTTCCATAAAAGGTGCAGGACTTCCCTGGGAAATCGGTCTGACGGAAACCCAAAAAGAACTAATAGAAAACGGATTGAGAGAAAACGTCGTTTTAAGAGTTGACGGCGGATTCAAAGTCGGCAGAGACGTCATCGTAGCAGCCCTCTTGGGCGCTGAAGAGTTCGGCTTTGGAACGGCAGCCATGATAGCAGAAGGCTGCATAATGGATAGAGACTGCCACACCAACAGGTGTCCCGTGGGCATAGCAACTCAGGACGAAAAAAGGATTAAGAAGTTCAGAGGTGCAGTAGAAACCGTAGCCAACTACTTCCGCCTTGTTGCTGAAGATGTAAGAAGGTTACTGGCACAGTTAGGATACAGAAGCCTTGACGAAATCATCGGAAGAACAGACTTGTTAAAAGTTGACGAAGAAAAACTTAAAACCTTCCCGAACGCAGCAAACCTTAACCTTTCGTTTATAACTTCCGTTCCTTCTTACAAACTCAAAAGGAACAGCTACCCCTACACGCCGATACAATCAACTCTTAACGACAGAATAACTAAAGACGCCCTGCCTTTCTTGAAAGAAAAGAAAAAGTTTTCTTCCACCTACGAAATCAAAAACACCGATAGAAGCGTCGGAACGCTACTTTCCTATTACGCAGTAAAGGAATCGGCCACCAGTGATAAACCCCTGATTACGCTCAACTTCAAAGGAACGGCAGGACAAAGCTTTGGCGCATTCTTACCTAAAGGCATAATGCTCAGGTTAGAAGGCATAGCAAACGATTACGTCGCCAAAGGTTTAGCCGGCGGAACGGTTGTTCTGAAGTTTCCAGAAGACTTTAAAGGCAATCCATCCGAGAACGTTATAGCCGGCAACACCGTCCTTTACGGCGCAACGGGCGGCTCTTTCTACGCAGCAGGCGTAGTGGGAGAGCGTTTTGCCGTTAGAAACAGCGGAGCAGTTGCAGTAGTAGAAGGCGTCGGACAGCACGGCTGCGAATACATGGTAAGGGGAATTGTGGTAGTAGCAGGAAAGGTAGGCAAAAACTTTGGCGCCGGAATGACGGGCGGCGTTGCGTTCGTTTTGGATAGGGACGTTGAAGAAAAGATTAACAGAGATTACGTGGAAGTAAGAAAGCTAGACCAAAGAGACTTTGAAGTCCTGAAAGTGCTCCTTTCAAGGCACTACAAATATACAAAGAGCAAGATGGCAGAAGTGCTGCTTGAAAACAAGTTCCTGTTAGAGTCTTTCAGAAAAGTCGTTCCAATAGGAGTAAAGGAACTTGAAACAAAACTTACAGGTGCAGACAGATTACCGGTTTAAAGGTGAAAGATGAAGGAATACTTCGTTCTAAAGTTCAAAACCACGAAAGAGGAATGGGAAAAGCTACAACCCTTAATAGTTTCTGATAACTACTTAGGAGCTGAAGAGACAGAAGAAAACGGAACGCTAACCGTTAAAGCTTACTTCAAAAATAGAGAAAAAATCCCCCCAGAAATCCTCCAACTGTCAGAATCACAGGAATCAATACCTGAAAAAAACTGGAACGAAGAATGGAAAAAGTATTTTAAGCCCGAACCGGTCTCTGAAAAGTTCATCGTCGTCCCTTCCTGGATGAAGGAAGAATACCCCATACCTAAAGGAAAATTTCCCATCTACATCTATCCGGGTCAAACTTTTGGAACAGGCACCCACGAAACGACAAAACTAACGATAAGGTTTTTAGAAAAAACAATCAAACCCGGCTGTTCCTTCCTTGACGTCGGTGCAGGCAGCGGTATCCTTTCAATTGCAGCTAAAAAGTTGGGCGCAAGGGAAGTCCTCGCCTGCGACATTCAAAAAGAGTGCAGAGAAGAGATACCTTTTAACTGCAAGCTCAACGAAGTCAGTGGCGTTGAAGTTTTCATAGGCGACCTGAAAAAACTGAACGGCGCCTTTGACGTTGTAGCAGCGAACATAGAAAAGCACCTGCTCGAACCGCTCGTTCCAGAAATCTACAAAAAGACAAAAAAGTTAGCAGTGTTTTCCGGAATTCTTAAAAAGCAAAGAGACGACTTTGCAAAAACTCTAAAAGAAACAGACTTCACGATTTTAGAAGAAGCAGGAGAAGGAGAATGGATGGCTTTTCTCTGCAGAAAGTAGACCTCCACGCTCACTCAACGGCGTCAGACGGCTCACTCACGCCCAAAGAGGTCGTAGAATTAGCAAAGTCAAGCGGCATTGGAATCTTCTCTCTTACAGACCACGATACCGTCAGCGGCTTAAAAGAAGCCGAAGAAACGGCAAAACAGCTTGGCATAAAACTAATCTCCGGAATAGAAGTAACCGCAGACACTTCCATTTTTGGCAGAGGCAAAAGAGAATTCCACATATTAGGCTACTACATTAACCCCGAATCACCTGCCATTAAACAGCTAACAGAGTTTTCTCAAAACTCACGAATTAAAAGAAACAAAGAACTGCTCTCAAAACTTGAAGAGTTAGGCTATGGCATCAACTATGAATACATGGTGAAAAAATACGGCGAAAACTTCGGTAAACCCAACGTGGCGAAAGAACTAATAAAAAAAGGCTTCTTCAAAGAAAGAGAAGAAGCGATAGACTTCCTCACTTCCTTAAAAGTAAAAAGAGAAAAGTTAGACTACCACACAATCGTCAAACTGATAAAAGAAGCAGGCGGAATCCCGATAATTGCCCATCCCGTCACGCTCAAAATAACGATGAACGACCTCTACTGCTTCCTCAAAAAAGCAAAAGAAGAAGGCATAGAAGGTTTAGAAGTTTACCACTACAGGCACAAACCATCAGAATCATTAGAACTCAAGGAAATCTGCAAAGAACTGAAACTTTACTACACAGCAGGCTCAGACTTCCACGGCGACAACAAACCCTGCATAAAATTAGGCTTCTTAAACGTGAAAACAAACGACATACACTTCCCGTTATAGAGCCCCTTCCCGATTTCCTGCTATCCTATGTCGTTCATGTGGACAACCTGAGTGGAAAAAGTAAGAAAAGTAAAGATGTGAAGTTTTACCTGAATCTGCTTTAGTTGCAGTCTCTATCCGGGCGTACTGTTTGTGCGTTTTTGCACATTCTACACATTTTTGCATTTCTGCACTTTTGACACATTTTGCACATTTGTGCGCTTTTACACATTTAGCACATTTATACAACTTTGAGCAAAAGTGCAAAAAACTCCAGTTTTGGTTTTTTTCGTGTTTTTATACATTCTTGCTTTTTAAACACATTTTTACCAATTTTCACAAAAAGCAATAAAGACGAAAAAGTGCTGAAAGGCAACAAAGTGTTGAAGGTGAAAAAATCGCTTACCCCGTCCACGTGGACAAGATGAGGAACTTTAGAGGGTCAAAGGTTGTCCACGTGGGACTGGTCTACGGAATGTGGAATTTTTTGTCCACGTGGACTGCCTACGTGGACAAGGATAGAGAAAAGCAAGAAAGTGCAAGGTTTTCCAACATCGTGCTTTTGGTTTTTTGTATGTCGGCGTGTGTTCTGCATATTTTTCCTTTTTGTGTTTTTCTACATATTTTACCCTTTTGTGTGTTTTTGGTTTGCTTTCTATGTTAGGACTTGTTTGTGTTTGTTTTGTTTTTATTGTTTTTTGTGCCTTTTTGTGTTTTTATGTTTATTTTGTAGGTTTTGTGTATTTTTTGCTCTTTAGGGCATTATTACTCGTTTGGTATTTTTGTGTTTGTTCTGCATTCTTTGTGCGTTTTTGCTTTTGTGGCATTTTTTACCCTTTTGCACTTTTTGTTTGCCTATTTGCTTCTTCTGTATTCTTTGACAGATTTGCACTTTTTACACATTTTGTACATTTTTGCACTTTAGGACATTCCACCTCTTTGTATTTTTTGGATTTTTAAGCAAAAAGGAAAAACTACCACTTCTTGCGTTTTACCAGCTTGTAGTAGTAGTAAAACCTCTTTGCGTATTGATAGTTCTTGTAAGGGTCGGCTGAATGGTAGAGAGCCACGGCGTTTGCGGTGTAGCCTCTTGTGGAAAGGTAGGTTTTGATAAGGTATAGAGATTTTGAACCAACCTGAATAATTCGCTAGGTTTCCACGAGGAACTTGAGGGTGTTGTAATCGTTAGTTGCCACAAGTGCGCCGTAGAGGAGTGCTTTTCTCCTGTTTTTCCATTCGTCGTCGGTTATTTTTTCCTCTAACTTTGCAGGGTCTTTTTCGTAGAGGTTTCTCCACCAGAGCATATCCCTCGTGAACCTGTTTGAGGGGTCGGCAGGTCTTAAGGGGGTGCAGAGCTCTCCTTTCCCTACTTCTTCAACTATCTCTTTCAGGGTTTCTTTGTCGGGAATTATGTCGGGAAATACTCCAAAGGTGCTCATAGATAAGAGGTCAGTACGGGGTATGGTTGAGGTTATGGGAGCGGTGGGTAGGGAAGATGCCTCTTGTTGTCTGTTAGCATCAAAAAAATCTTCAAAGCCTATTTTTGTTTCATTCATTTTTACCTCCTTGTTACCAAATTCTTTCTGATTGATATGCTATGTCAGAAATAGTCTTGCTAATATTCTTTTCAGCATCTTCTATTTTGCTAGAAACGCTCTCCACAATTTCTCTCTGTGCTTTACCTATAACCTTAGATAATGCTCCACCCATTTCCATATGTTGGTCAAGCATTTCTTTCCTTATCTCTTCCTTCAAATTCTCCTCCAACGCCTTAGCTACTTTCCATATTACAGGCTCTATAAGGGACTGAAGTTCCTGTGCTTTGAGGTTGGATAGGTCTAAAGTGCCTGCCATTTCGTTGAGTACCTGAAGTGCTAAGTCGGTTATTTCTTTCCTCACTCTTTCGTCCTGCAATACGGGGATTTCTTTGGATTTGGTGAGAAGGGCTCTTTTGTAGTTTTCAATGAAGAGTTTTGCGAATTCCTGTGCTGTCATGACTTACCTCCCTTTTTGGTTTTATTTCTGCTTTCTGTTTTTTGATTTTATCGTTTTTTTAACTGCCTCAAGGAAGAGCCAATTCTTTTCCTTTTCTTCTGGTGTAGGACTGGCAAAACGGTACTCAAGCCACGCAAGCTGGAGAGTTTCTATCGGAGTGAAAAATTCTGCGTAGACTTCTGCCAGTGCTTTTTCGTGTCCTCCTTTGAATATTTCTTCAAGCCTTTTTCTCTGCTCATCGGTCATTTCTTTTCCCTCAACCGTTGATTATTTTCGCCTCTGAGGAATTTTCTCCCCTCTTCCTATACGATTATACCCCTTGCAAAAGAAAGGGAAATATATCAACGATTTAGCGTTTCCATTGGAAACGATCAGTGAATCTTTGTTCTTCAATCGGAATTTCGTGGAAAACACAGCACTAGCCACATTCTACTCTCCTGAAAACAATCCAGCCCAGTCGGACGCCTCTTCGCAGATGTCGTCGCAGACGTGAAAGCTGATCTTCGGTATTTCAAACCCGTCCTCAAGGAGCGCGTCTATCGCATCTCCAAAGTTCGGAGAGCTGGGGTCGTAGTCGTCAATAGTGAACTTTTTTGTCGGTTTCTCCTCTTTCTTTTCCTCTTCTTTTGCCTCTTTCGGCTTTTCGTCATCTTCCGTGTCGTAAACACAGACGCCTCCGTTTTCTATGACGATGTCCCACTTCGTAACGGGAAGCCCCGTTTCTTTGGAGAGCTCTTTTGCTTTTCCGTAGGCAACCTTGTAGGCGTTTCCTTCCACTTCGGGAACGCCGTGCTCTTCGCACCACTTAACGGAGAGTTCGTTTTCGTGTATTATCGGGATTATGCAGTAGGGACCTTTCCACACCTCCGCTACTCTCCTGCGTCCGTCTTCTTCCTTGGTGATTACCCTGTAAACGTTTTTTAATCCTTTTCTGTCCTCAAACCAGTCTTCCCTGAACTTTATTTTCTTTTCCATAACGCACCTCCTATTATTCTTCAACGATTTTGAACTTCTTTAAATTTCCCCTTTCCATTAGAAACGGTAAAAACTG
This region of Desulfurobacterium pacificum genomic DNA includes:
- a CDS encoding 50S ribosomal protein L11 methyltransferase, with the protein product MKEYFVLKFKTTKEEWEKLQPLIVSDNYLGAEETEENGTLTVKAYFKNREKIPPEILQLSESQESIPEKNWNEEWKKYFKPEPVSEKFIVVPSWMKEEYPIPKGKFPIYIYPGQTFGTGTHETTKLTIRFLEKTIKPGCSFLDVGAGSGILSIAAKKLGAREVLACDIQKECREEIPFNCKLNEVSGVEVFIGDLKKLNGAFDVVAANIEKHLLEPLVPEIYKKTKKLAVFSGILKKQRDDFAKTLKETDFTILEEAGEGEWMAFLCRK
- a CDS encoding PHP domain-containing protein, whose product is MDGFSLQKVDLHAHSTASDGSLTPKEVVELAKSSGIGIFSLTDHDTVSGLKEAEETAKQLGIKLISGIEVTADTSIFGRGKREFHILGYYINPESPAIKQLTEFSQNSRIKRNKELLSKLEELGYGINYEYMVKKYGENFGKPNVAKELIKKGFFKEREEAIDFLTSLKVKREKLDYHTIVKLIKEAGGIPIIAHPVTLKITMNDLYCFLKKAKEEGIEGLEVYHYRHKPSESLELKEICKELKLYYTAGSDFHGDNKPCIKLGFLNVKTNDIHFPL
- the gltB gene encoding glutamate synthase large subunit is translated as MTKYKDSCGVGFIANVNGNPSHKIIKNSIKAVKNLTHRGATLADGRTGDGSGILFQLPHEFFISEAKKINPSFNAEKVAVGTFFLHETDKSLQLIEKEAKETFKEIVIRKVPVNEKECGEIARRSLPKIFQLIVPAPESPFTTYLFKRKLQKQLKKIHPTNYIVSLSDSLIVYKGMLLAPDLDKFYPDLQNEELKTKFAIFHQRYSTNTNPEWKLAQPLRYIAHNGEINTITANRNFIKTVELLLNLPEEALPLLEENESDSASLDRIFEVMLLSGIKPEVAINILIPPAYELMDGLSDEVKAFFEYSAFFMKPWDGPAAIAFTDGRVVGGKLDRNGLRPARFIVTEDGTVIFGSEAGMIDVPTNKIAESGRLLPGETILIDPKEKEIKRNDEILEEIASEFRVTKEVRRKLCLLEGKGEKPEKSKNLTKELVKFGYFKEELEMVVEYMGEMGKEPVYSMGDDTPIPNLRKNPPLLFSHFKQRFAQVTNPPIDPIREKAVMSLSLRLGPKASFLNLDGKLPRRIKVPSPLLTPAQFKKLENASFLKTKKFKMEFGESETLKEALNRLFNSVKEAIQNGEVDIVILSDKDAKYPIPSLLAVAGLSTFLQREKLLHRVSLAIETGEARDSHQIAALIAFGAAAVYPYLVYQYFRENAVELNKPYEELEENYAKAINAGLLKIMSKMGISVIASYHRSCLFDAVGISKEVIDEFFPGVFSPINGITLKEIENAVRERVKKAEKEAEVKYSGEYRFRPDGVYHSWNPEVVRNIFKAAKSGSYEDFKKVVEAAEKRPTYIRDLLKIESDRKPIPLEEVEPVESIVKRLMVPGMSIGALSKVAHEVIAEAMNLLGSKSCSGEGGEDPERYGTIKNSKIKQVASGRFGVTPEYLASAEEIEIKIAQGAKPGEGGHLPGHKVTPYIAKLRHSVPGVALISPPPHHDIYSIEDLAQLIHDLKLSNPKARIAVKLVAENGVGTVACGVAKAKADTIQVSGGDGGTGASPLTSIKGAGLPWEIGLTETQKELIENGLRENVVLRVDGGFKVGRDVIVAALLGAEEFGFGTAAMIAEGCIMDRDCHTNRCPVGIATQDEKRIKKFRGAVETVANYFRLVAEDVRRLLAQLGYRSLDEIIGRTDLLKVDEEKLKTFPNAANLNLSFITSVPSYKLKRNSYPYTPIQSTLNDRITKDALPFLKEKKKFSSTYEIKNTDRSVGTLLSYYAVKESATSDKPLITLNFKGTAGQSFGAFLPKGIMLRLEGIANDYVAKGLAGGTVVLKFPEDFKGNPSENVIAGNTVLYGATGGSFYAAGVVGERFAVRNSGAVAVVEGVGQHGCEYMVRGIVVVAGKVGKNFGAGMTGGVAFVLDRDVEEKINRDYVEVRKLDQRDFEVLKVLLSRHYKYTKSKMAEVLLENKFLLESFRKVVPIGVKELETKLTGADRLPV